In one Perca fluviatilis chromosome 7, GENO_Pfluv_1.0, whole genome shotgun sequence genomic region, the following are encoded:
- the mrpl13 gene encoding 39S ribosomal protein L13, mitochondrial isoform X1 encodes MSSFSRSAQQWATFARSWFLIDARVQPPGKIATMCAVRLQGKHKPIYHALSDCGDHVVVINTKHIAFSGNKWEQKVYSSHTGYPGGFKQVTATQLHQKDPKAIVKLAVYGMLPRNLHRRTMMQRLHIFPDDELPDDIRANLTEELPQPREIPRKLSEYTQEEMDAFPRLWTPPEDYKMK; translated from the exons CAATGGGCGACCTTTGCTCGTTCCTGGTTCCTGATCGATGCCAGAGTGCAGCCTCCTGGAAAGATCGCGACCATGTGTGCTGTTAGATTACAGGGGAAACACAAGCCTATCTACCATGCACTGA GTGACTGTGGTGACCATGTAGTAGTAATAAACACCAAACACATAGCTTTCTCTGGAAACAAATGGGAGCAGAAAGTCTACTCATCACACACGGG GTATCCAGGTGGATTTAAACAGGTCACAGCTACCCAGCTGCACCAAAAAGACCCAAAAGCT ATTGTGAAGTTAGCGGTTTACGGTATGCTGCCAAGGAATCTGCACCGCCGCACCATGATGCAACGATTACACATCTTTCCTGATGAC GAGCTGCCAGACGACATACGAGCCAACCTGACGGAGGAGCTGCCGCAGCCCAGAGAAATCCCCAGGAAACTCAGCGAGTACACGCAGGAGGAGATGGACGCCTTCCCCAGGCTGTGGACACC ACCTGAAGACTACaagatgaaatga
- the mrpl13 gene encoding 39S ribosomal protein L13, mitochondrial isoform X2 encodes MCAVRLQGKHKPIYHALSDCGDHVVVINTKHIAFSGNKWEQKVYSSHTGYPGGFKQVTATQLHQKDPKAIVKLAVYGMLPRNLHRRTMMQRLHIFPDDELPDDIRANLTEELPQPREIPRKLSEYTQEEMDAFPRLWTPPEDYKMK; translated from the exons ATGTGTGCTGTTAGATTACAGGGGAAACACAAGCCTATCTACCATGCACTGA GTGACTGTGGTGACCATGTAGTAGTAATAAACACCAAACACATAGCTTTCTCTGGAAACAAATGGGAGCAGAAAGTCTACTCATCACACACGGG GTATCCAGGTGGATTTAAACAGGTCACAGCTACCCAGCTGCACCAAAAAGACCCAAAAGCT ATTGTGAAGTTAGCGGTTTACGGTATGCTGCCAAGGAATCTGCACCGCCGCACCATGATGCAACGATTACACATCTTTCCTGATGAC GAGCTGCCAGACGACATACGAGCCAACCTGACGGAGGAGCTGCCGCAGCCCAGAGAAATCCCCAGGAAACTCAGCGAGTACACGCAGGAGGAGATGGACGCCTTCCCCAGGCTGTGGACACC ACCTGAAGACTACaagatgaaatga